The following are from one region of the Coffea eugenioides isolate CCC68of chromosome 2, Ceug_1.0, whole genome shotgun sequence genome:
- the LOC113763119 gene encoding cytochrome P450 704C1-like, whose product MTFCRDMDVLYSIFITVLTLTLVLLIPVAALVLKFFIEKFIRNKKYPPVVGTVFHELFYLDRLYDYQTELAKRQPTVRFLGPDQSEIYTTDSRNVEHILKTNFYKYSIGTNNQDIVTDLFGQGIFAVDGEKWRQQRKLASFEFSTRVLRDFSCTVFRRNAAKLVAKVGELSQASQIFDIHELLMRCTLDSIFKVGFGVDLNCLEGSGDEVTKFIRAFDDANELIYWRYVDPFWKLKRYLNVGCEASLKQNIKVIYHFVDELIKTKRKLLELRNDFNDKEDILSRFLVESRKDPEKMTDQYLRDIILNFMIAGKDATANTLSWFFYMLCKNPLIQERVAEEVKDVTGNQCSENSIDDFMASITDEILEKMHYLHATLTETLRLYPGVPVDGRCADADDILPDGSQVKQGDGVYYMSYAMGRMPYIWGEDAEDFRPERWLKNGIFQPESPYKFVAFHAGPRTCLGKDFAYRQMKILSAALLYYYKFRLGDDAARVTYRTMFTLHIKGGLHIQAITRTGLRKT is encoded by the exons ATGACCTTCTGCAGAGATATGGATGTCCTCTATTCAATCTTCATCACCGTTTTAACCTTAACGCTGGTTCTATTGATACCAGTTGCAGCTTTGGTACTCAAATTTTTCATCGAAAAATTTATCAGAAACAAGAAATACCCGCCAGTGGTTGGAACTGTGTTTCATGAACTCTTTTACTTAGACAGACTCTACGATTACCAAACAGAACTGGCAAAAAGACAACCCACTGTTAGATTCCTTGGCCCGGATCAGAGTGAAATATACACAACTGATTCGAGAAATGTCGAGCACATACTTAAAACCAACTTTTATAAGTATTCAATAGGCACAAATAATCAAGATATAGTAACAGACTTATTTGGCCAAGGAATCTTTGCTGTAGATGGTGAGAAGTGGAGGCAGCAGAGGAAGCTAGCAAGCTTTGAGTTCTCAACAAGGGTTTTGAGAGATTTCAGCTGCACAGTTTTCAGAAGAAACGCAGCAAAATTGGTTGCAAAAGTTGGTGAGCTTTCTCAGGCCAGCCAAATTTTTGACATACAT GAATTGCTAATGAGATGCACGCTGGATTCAATATTCAAAGTTGGATTTGGAGTAGATCTGAATTGCCTTGAAGGATCAGGCGACGAGGTGACCAAATTTATCAGGGCCTTTGATGACGCAAATGAACTAATATACTGGCGCTATGTCGATCCATTCTGGAAGCTCAAACGGTACCTCAATGTTGGCTGTGAAGCGTCCCTTAAACAGAACATCAAAGTCATCTATCATTTCGTAGATGAGTTGATCAAGACCAAGAGGAAACTGTTAGAGCTGCGAAATGATTTT AATGACAAGGAGGACATCCTCTCAAGGTTTCTGGTGGAAAGCAGGAAGGATCCAGAGAAGATGACTGATCAATATCTACGGGACATTATTCTGAATTTCATGATTGCAGGAAAAGATGCTACTGCAAACACTCTTTCATGGTTTTTCTATATGCTTTGCAAGAACCCTCTGATCCAGGAAAGAGTTGCAGAGGAGGTGAAAGATGTTACAGGCAATCAGTGCAGTGAAAATAGTATTGATGATTTTATGGCAAGTATTACTGACGAAATACTAGAGAAGATGCATTATCTTCATGCAACCCTGACTGAGACCTTGAGGCTATATCCTGGAGTTCCAGTG GACGGAAGGTGCGCAGATGCTGATGACATTCTTCCTGACGGTTCTCAAGTGAAACAAGGGGATGGTGTTTACTACATGTCCTATGCGATGGGCAGGATGCCTTACATTTGGGGAGAAGATGCTGAGGATTTTCGGCCTGAAAGATGGCTCAAGAATGGAATCTTCCAACCTGAATCGCCATACAAATTCGTAGCTTTCCAT GCTGGACCTCGAACATGTTTAGGCAAAGATTTTGCTTATCGCCAGATGAAGATACTGTCAGCGGCCCTTCTTTACTACTACAAGTTCAGATTAGGTGATGATGCAGCAAGGGTAACTTACAGAACAATGTTTACACTGCACATCAAAGGAGGCCTTCATATTCAAGCTATTACAAGAACTGGCCTGAGGAAAACATAA